One bacterium genomic region harbors:
- the hslV gene encoding ATP-dependent protease subunit HslV: protein MEQFHATTIVAVRKDGKVALAGDGQVTLGNIKMKRKAQKIRRLGEDKILAGFAGSAADAFTLFERFEEKLQQYSGSLTRAAVELAKDWRMDKYLRRLEALLLIADKERTLMISGSGDVIEPDEEAAAIGSGGPYALAAARALLQYSSLTAQVIAEQALHIAADICIYTNHEVTVEEL from the coding sequence ATTGAACAATTTCATGCGACAACGATTGTGGCAGTGCGCAAGGATGGTAAAGTGGCGTTGGCGGGCGATGGTCAGGTGACCCTGGGTAATATTAAAATGAAGCGCAAGGCGCAGAAGATTCGGCGTTTGGGTGAGGATAAAATTTTGGCCGGGTTTGCCGGGTCTGCGGCAGATGCGTTTACGCTGTTTGAGCGGTTTGAGGAAAAATTACAGCAATACAGCGGGAGTCTCACCCGGGCTGCGGTTGAATTGGCCAAGGATTGGCGCATGGATAAATATCTTCGCCGTCTTGAGGCCTTGCTGCTCATCGCGGACAAGGAACGTACCCTGATGATTAGTGGTTCAGGCGATGTGATTGAACCGGATGAAGAAGCGGCAGCCATCGGTTCGGGCGGGCCTTATGCTTTGGCGGCGGCTCGCGCACTATTGCAATATAGCAGCTTGACTGCACAAGTGATTGCAGAACAAGCGCTGCATATTGCGGCGGATATCTGCATCTATACCAATCATGAAGTAACGGTGGAAGAATTATGA
- the xerC gene encoding tyrosine recombinase XerC — protein MADPVGEFLAYLQHARNVSMHTLRAYRQDLEDFHGFAGKIFPVDVTFRTIRAYLAKLRDTHQARASIMRRLASLRSFYRYLKREGVVKDNPVAGVSTPKGDHALPRFLDQETVTILLNAPDATTLQGKRDAAILETFYSTGMRLSELTGLTASAIDFSGGLVRVLGKRRKERIIPLGNPAMKALRVYLQAEKPAGDNKIFRNARGGALTPRSIERIVGKYIRQVSEQNGLSPHSLRHSFATHLLDNGADLRSVQELLGHANLTTTQIYTHVTAEKLKAVYRKAHPRA, from the coding sequence GTGGCTGACCCGGTCGGGGAATTTCTCGCATACCTGCAACATGCACGGAATGTTTCTATGCACACACTTCGGGCTTATCGTCAGGATCTTGAAGATTTTCACGGTTTTGCAGGAAAGATTTTTCCGGTGGATGTGACGTTTAGGACAATACGCGCCTATTTGGCAAAACTGCGTGATACCCATCAAGCCCGTGCCAGTATTATGCGGCGGCTTGCGAGTTTGCGGTCTTTTTACCGTTATCTCAAGCGCGAAGGCGTGGTGAAGGATAATCCGGTGGCAGGGGTGAGTACGCCGAAAGGCGACCACGCGCTTCCGCGTTTTTTAGATCAGGAGACCGTCACCATACTTTTAAATGCACCGGACGCAACGACACTGCAGGGCAAACGGGATGCCGCGATTTTGGAGACCTTTTATTCGACCGGTATGCGCCTTTCGGAATTGACCGGGTTGACAGCAAGTGCGATTGATTTTTCCGGCGGGCTGGTCCGGGTACTTGGCAAGCGCCGTAAAGAAAGAATTATTCCGTTGGGGAATCCGGCAATGAAGGCGCTGCGCGTTTATCTGCAAGCTGAAAAACCGGCCGGAGACAATAAAATTTTTCGCAATGCGCGCGGAGGCGCTTTGACGCCGCGCAGTATTGAACGGATTGTCGGTAAGTATATCCGGCAAGTTAGTGAACAAAACGGGCTCTCGCCGCACAGCCTGCGGCATTCGTTTGCGACTCATTTATTGGATAATGGCGCAGACTTACGCTCAGTCCAGGAGTTGTTGGGACACGCCAACCTGACAACCACCCAAATTTATACTCATGTGACGGCGGAAAAACTCAAAGCTGTTTATCGCAAGGCACATCCCCGGGCTTGA
- a CDS encoding argininosuccinate synthase: MKIKKVVLAYSGGLDTSVIIPWLKDNYQCEVIACAADVGQEEELRGLQAKAKKIGASKCYVLDLKKEFANDYILPMLKSGAVYENKYLLGTSIARPLIAKHQIAIAKKEGADAVAHGCTGKGNDQVRFELTYQALAPEIKVIAPWREAHWDIKSREDALAYAKAKKIPIVQTLKKLYSRDRNLWHISHEGGELEDPWQAPKNQVWMLTADPETAPNKSEVVTLGFEAGKPVSLNGRAMELVALIQKLNKLAGRHGVGRSDLVENRLVGMKSRGAYETPAGTVLVAAMHEIASLVLDRETMYLRNQLALKYADLVYNGQWFTQVRESLDAFMHETMKTATGEVRMKLYKGQATAVGRRSPYSLFSERLATFGEDDVYKQSDATGFISLYGLPLKVRAGLKKRK; the protein is encoded by the coding sequence ATGAAAATTAAAAAAGTTGTTTTAGCCTATTCCGGCGGGTTGGACACGTCGGTGATTATTCCCTGGCTTAAGGATAACTACCAGTGTGAAGTTATTGCCTGTGCAGCGGATGTGGGGCAGGAGGAAGAATTGCGCGGATTGCAGGCCAAAGCAAAGAAAATCGGCGCTTCAAAGTGCTATGTGCTTGATCTGAAAAAAGAATTTGCCAATGATTACATTCTGCCCATGCTCAAATCCGGTGCGGTGTATGAGAATAAGTATCTGCTGGGAACTTCAATTGCCCGGCCATTGATTGCCAAACACCAGATTGCCATTGCCAAAAAAGAAGGTGCGGATGCCGTGGCGCACGGTTGCACAGGCAAGGGGAATGATCAAGTGCGTTTTGAGCTGACCTATCAGGCACTGGCACCTGAGATCAAAGTTATTGCGCCTTGGCGTGAAGCACACTGGGATATTAAATCCCGGGAAGATGCGCTGGCGTATGCTAAGGCAAAAAAAATACCGATTGTACAGACACTGAAAAAACTCTATTCCCGTGACCGCAATCTTTGGCATATCAGCCATGAGGGGGGGGAGCTGGAAGATCCCTGGCAGGCACCAAAAAATCAGGTTTGGATGTTGACCGCAGATCCGGAAACAGCACCCAACAAGTCAGAAGTGGTTACCCTTGGGTTTGAAGCCGGGAAACCGGTAAGTCTCAATGGTCGTGCCATGGAGTTGGTGGCGCTGATCCAAAAACTGAACAAATTGGCGGGCCGTCATGGGGTGGGGCGGAGTGATTTGGTGGAGAATCGTTTGGTAGGGATGAAGTCGCGCGGCGCTTATGAAACACCGGCGGGTACGGTTTTGGTGGCGGCCATGCATGAAATTGCCAGTTTGGTTTTAGACCGTGAGACGATGTATTTGCGCAATCAGCTGGCATTGAAATATGCTGATCTGGTTTACAACGGGCAGTGGTTTACACAAGTCCGGGAATCATTGGATGCTTTTATGCATGAAACCATGAAGACTGCGACCGGTGAGGTGCGCATGAAACTTTACAAAGGTCAGGCGACGGCAGTAGGCCGCCGTTCACCGTACTCACTTTTTTCTGAACGACTGGCCACTTTTGGCGAGGATGATGTGTATAAGCAATCCGACGCCACTGGTTTTATTTCGTTGTACGGATTGCCGCTTAAAGTACGGGCGGGATTAAAAAAAAGAAAATAA
- a CDS encoding T9SS type A sorting domain-containing protein, which translates to MHKPMMMVIIMLLSMMAPLTASSHSNFSSTNYTGIDDVIDSGGGFTTSTNYDELAAIGQSGQGTVISSNYSLHAGFLHPIPPSPTPTVTPTATPVFSQTSTPSSTVTPFVTETPTWTVTETSTATPNYTATETPFVTETPTATVTLTPTISGTFTPTSTTTVTATITPTATTSPTATISATRTITRTQTATATRQPWSGDDVVFYPNPGLVGQPCWFQIKIDGDEAKAVTIKVYNIVGERVVALQATCSSGINQVAFDSGDLSPGIYFYKVKIGDKEAEFKKLVLIK; encoded by the coding sequence ATGCATAAGCCTATGATGATGGTCATCATCATGCTCCTTAGTATGATGGCGCCCTTAACAGCAAGCAGTCACAGTAATTTTTCATCCACCAATTATACTGGTATTGATGATGTTATTGATAGTGGCGGTGGATTCACAACTTCGACCAATTATGATGAATTAGCAGCCATTGGCCAGAGCGGGCAAGGTACGGTAATATCAAGTAATTACAGTTTGCATGCAGGGTTTTTACATCCGATTCCACCCAGCCCAACGCCGACTGTGACACCAACAGCAACTCCTGTTTTTTCGCAGACATCCACCCCCTCGTCGACAGTAACACCGTTTGTCACTGAAACGCCAACATGGACAGTGACGGAAACATCAACCGCAACCCCGAATTATACTGCGACAGAAACACCATTTGTAACCGAAACACCTACGGCAACAGTTACATTAACACCAACGATAAGCGGGACGTTTACGCCGACATCGACAACAACAGTGACTGCGACCATTACACCCACCGCAACCACATCTCCAACCGCAACTATTTCAGCAACACGGACAATAACAAGAACTCAGACGGCTACGGCAACCAGACAACCTTGGTCCGGGGATGATGTTGTTTTTTATCCTAATCCCGGTCTGGTTGGACAACCTTGTTGGTTCCAGATTAAGATTGATGGTGATGAAGCAAAAGCGGTCACGATAAAGGTTTACAATATAGTCGGTGAACGTGTTGTGGCGTTACAGGCAACCTGTTCCAGTGGAATAAATCAAGTGGCTTTTGATTCCGGCGATTTATCGCCGGGTATTTACTTCTATAAAGTTAAGATCGGAGATAAAGAGGCGGAATTCAAAAAACTGGTATTAATAAAATAA
- a CDS encoding acetylornithine transaminase yields the protein MIAKTFNRQPVVWQKGFGCRLTDSEGTECLDFFSGHAVMNLGYDHPAQMAAMQAQLKSLVHTGNLYYLAPQVQLAQKLVDVTFGDKVLFANSGAEIVELAVKLARKWARREQPPEAQYEIITLRNSFHGRTFGALSATGQDKYHKGIDPMLPGFKHVPINNFATTASAITNKTCAIMVEPIQGEGGIHLGTQKYLRDLRGLCDRNRLLLIFDEIQCGLGRSGYMNAYEAFGVQPDVLLLGKPLGGGFPLSALITTETIASALELGEHGSTFGGNPVAAVGGVVLLGELAKPGFLESVREKGAYLGEQLAILAKTYAANCVDVRGIGLMWGMELKEKGPEVVRQALAAGLVMNCTAGNVLRFLPALIITKQEIDEALKILEKVMEKVFRV from the coding sequence GTGATTGCCAAGACGTTTAACCGTCAGCCCGTTGTGTGGCAAAAAGGTTTTGGCTGTCGGCTGACAGACAGCGAGGGCACGGAATGTTTGGATTTTTTTTCCGGGCACGCTGTCATGAATCTGGGTTATGACCATCCCGCACAGATGGCAGCGATGCAGGCCCAGTTGAAGAGCCTGGTGCATACCGGCAATCTTTATTATCTTGCACCTCAGGTACAGCTGGCCCAAAAGCTGGTGGATGTTACATTTGGGGATAAGGTGCTTTTTGCCAATAGCGGCGCAGAGATTGTGGAACTGGCCGTTAAGCTGGCACGGAAATGGGCGCGCCGGGAACAACCGCCAGAGGCGCAGTACGAAATTATTACATTGCGGAATTCGTTTCACGGCCGGACATTCGGCGCCCTTTCCGCCACCGGTCAGGACAAGTATCATAAGGGGATTGATCCCATGCTGCCTGGTTTTAAGCATGTGCCGATCAATAATTTTGCCACCACAGCGTCGGCGATTACCAACAAGACCTGTGCAATTATGGTGGAACCCATTCAAGGCGAGGGCGGCATTCATTTGGGGACGCAGAAGTATCTTCGGGATTTACGGGGGCTTTGTGATCGTAACCGGCTGCTCCTGATTTTTGATGAGATTCAATGCGGCCTTGGTCGGAGCGGCTATATGAATGCTTACGAAGCGTTTGGCGTACAGCCGGATGTTTTGTTGTTGGGAAAACCCCTGGGTGGCGGATTTCCGCTTTCCGCATTAATCACGACCGAAACAATTGCCTCAGCCTTGGAGCTTGGTGAACATGGCAGTACATTCGGAGGCAATCCGGTGGCGGCAGTCGGGGGCGTGGTTTTGCTGGGAGAATTGGCCAAACCGGGATTCTTGGAATCTGTTCGGGAAAAGGGTGCCTATCTGGGAGAACAGCTGGCAATTTTGGCGAAAACCTATGCAGCCAATTGTGTTGATGTACGGGGCATTGGCCTGATGTGGGGAATGGAGCTCAAAGAAAAAGGGCCGGAGGTTGTACGGCAAGCGCTGGCAGCCGGCTTGGTGATGAATTGTACTGCCGGCAATGTATTGCGGTTTCTGCCGGCTTTGATTATCACAAAGCAGGAGATTGACGAGGCCTTAAAAATTTTGGAGAAGGTGATGGAAAAAGTATTTAGAGTATAA
- the argB gene encoding acetylglutamate kinase: MEALISKAKVLIEALPYIKEFYGKTIVIKYGGAAMIDPKLKEEVMQDIVLMKYVGMRPVVVHGGGPAITQTMEKMGKQVAFVKGRRVTDADAMEITEMVLVGKVNQEIVAAINRHGGKAVGLSGKDGGLLTAGKVIEDGVDLGFVGEIIKVVPDVINTLDREIFIPVIAPVAVDVKGQTYNNNADDVAAAIAVALHADKLILLTDVPGILRDKDDAKSLLSTLKVSEIEKLIDAGVIQGGMLPKVRACEKALNAGVEKTHIVNGKVSHALLLEIFTDKGIGTQMVKGA; this comes from the coding sequence ATGGAAGCATTAATTTCAAAAGCAAAAGTGCTCATTGAGGCATTGCCGTATATAAAAGAATTTTATGGCAAGACGATTGTTATTAAATACGGTGGGGCTGCCATGATTGATCCCAAGCTTAAAGAAGAGGTCATGCAGGATATTGTACTCATGAAGTATGTGGGCATGCGCCCGGTGGTGGTCCATGGCGGCGGTCCGGCAATTACTCAGACCATGGAGAAGATGGGTAAACAGGTGGCCTTTGTGAAAGGCAGGCGGGTTACGGATGCCGATGCCATGGAGATCACTGAGATGGTTTTGGTGGGTAAAGTGAACCAGGAGATTGTGGCCGCGATCAACCGGCATGGTGGTAAGGCGGTGGGGCTTTCCGGTAAAGACGGCGGGCTGCTTACGGCCGGGAAAGTGATTGAGGATGGTGTGGACCTTGGTTTTGTGGGTGAAATTATCAAAGTGGTTCCGGATGTCATCAACACGCTGGATCGGGAAATATTTATTCCGGTGATTGCACCGGTGGCGGTGGATGTCAAAGGTCAAACGTACAACAACAATGCCGATGATGTGGCTGCCGCGATTGCTGTGGCATTGCATGCGGACAAGCTGATTTTGCTTACCGACGTTCCGGGTATTTTGCGGGATAAGGATGATGCGAAATCTTTGCTTTCGACGTTGAAAGTCAGTGAGATCGAAAAGCTTATTGATGCGGGTGTGATCCAGGGCGGTATGCTGCCCAAGGTCAGGGCTTGTGAAAAGGCGCTTAACGCCGGCGTGGAAAAAACGCATATTGTGAATGGCAAGGTCTCACATGCGCTTTTGTTGGAAATTTTTACCGACAAGGGCATTGGGACCCAGATGGTGAAGGGGGCATAA
- the argH gene encoding argininosuccinate lyase, producing MTPKPKKKTAKAKKAWSGRFTEGPDPRAEAYSSSLEIDVRLLPYDVVASQAHVEMLGKQKIIARSEAKKIQQGLDKILADWEKGVVPTQPQDEDVHMLVERRLYEKIGDVAGKMHTARSRNDQVLTDLKLYLQDESEEIICGLLAVQKALFTLARKHTGWIMPGYTHMQVAQPVLVSHWLMAHLEAFHRDEMRFVQVLQGSLDELPLGSAALAGTSHSIDRKLAAELLGFSRVSVNSMDTVGDRDFCLEFLSTAAICAIHLSRLTEELIWFSGSEYRFVTMHQGFSTGSSIMPQKRNPDIAELIRGRSSRVIGDLMTLLTVLKGLPLTYNRDLQEDKTPVFDTCDVLVQTFIVLAPMLESMTLNREALETACERGFPTATEAADHLVKKGVPFREAHEAVGRIVTYASERGITLDKFPLDLWQKFHPKFGKEIIIEVTLENTVARKKSAGGTGQEPVRSAMARTRKRLFGTKRGNK from the coding sequence ATGACCCCTAAACCGAAAAAAAAGACTGCCAAAGCTAAAAAAGCCTGGTCCGGCCGGTTTACCGAAGGACCGGACCCGCGCGCCGAGGCGTATTCCTCGTCATTGGAAATTGATGTGCGACTGCTGCCGTATGATGTTGTGGCCAGCCAGGCACATGTTGAGATGCTGGGCAAACAGAAAATAATTGCCCGGAGCGAGGCGAAAAAAATTCAGCAGGGATTGGACAAGATTTTAGCAGACTGGGAAAAAGGGGTCGTGCCTACCCAACCTCAAGATGAAGATGTTCACATGCTGGTGGAACGGCGGTTGTACGAAAAAATCGGCGATGTTGCCGGCAAAATGCATACCGCCCGGTCCCGCAATGATCAAGTTTTGACTGACCTCAAACTGTATCTTCAGGATGAGAGTGAAGAAATTATTTGTGGATTGCTCGCTGTACAAAAAGCGCTTTTTACTCTGGCCCGAAAGCATACCGGGTGGATCATGCCTGGATATACGCATATGCAGGTGGCGCAACCGGTGTTGGTCTCGCACTGGCTCATGGCGCATCTGGAAGCGTTTCACCGTGATGAGATGCGTTTTGTTCAAGTGCTCCAGGGAAGTCTGGATGAATTGCCTTTGGGTTCAGCCGCACTGGCAGGGACCAGTCACTCCATTGACCGGAAGTTGGCAGCTGAGTTGCTCGGTTTTTCGCGTGTGAGTGTCAATTCTATGGATACGGTGGGAGATCGCGATTTCTGTCTTGAGTTTTTATCGACAGCCGCCATTTGCGCCATTCATCTCTCACGCCTGACTGAAGAATTGATTTGGTTTTCCGGCAGCGAATACCGCTTTGTGACCATGCATCAGGGTTTTTCCACCGGCTCTTCGATTATGCCGCAGAAGCGCAATCCTGATATTGCTGAGTTGATTCGCGGCCGCAGCAGCCGGGTAATCGGTGATTTGATGACATTGCTTACCGTGCTTAAGGGTCTGCCTTTGACCTATAATCGCGATTTGCAGGAAGACAAGACACCGGTTTTTGATACCTGTGATGTTTTGGTCCAAACATTTATTGTGCTTGCGCCCATGTTGGAGAGTATGACCCTCAACCGTGAAGCCCTGGAGACAGCTTGTGAGCGGGGGTTTCCTACAGCAACAGAGGCTGCTGATCACTTGGTTAAAAAAGGTGTGCCCTTCCGGGAAGCCCATGAGGCGGTCGGCCGGATCGTGACGTATGCCTCTGAGCGGGGGATTACCCTTGATAAATTTCCTCTGGACTTATGGCAAAAGTTTCATCCTAAATTTGGAAAGGAAATAATTATCGAGGTAACCTTGGAAAATACGGTGGCTCGGAAGAAATCAGCCGGCGGCACCGGCCAGGAACCAGTCCGCAGCGCCATGGCCCGGACACGGAAACGGCTTTTTGGGACGAAAAGAGGAAATAAATGA
- the hslU gene encoding ATP-dependent protease ATPase subunit HslU, translating into MSQFDLTPLQIVAELDKYIVGQDQAKRIVAIALRNRMRRRRLAEAMRQEVTPKNIILIGPTGVGKTEIARRLAALVKAPFVKVEASKYTEVGYVGRDVESMIRDLVSQALNLVREEKFSKVRAKAEEIVNERLVNLLVPVPGKRKPMDAEGEAARKHLHAEAREKVKRQLKANELEDEMVEFETKEQPTMPMVEIFSGANMDELGMNIQDMMQNLMPGGQPGQPRSRRIKVAQARRQMVQEELSKMVDMSEVKSEAVRRVEEMGIVFIDELDKVAGKSEQGRGPDVSREGVQRDLLPIVEGTTVNTRHGEVKTQHILFIAAGAFHVSKPSDLIPELQGRFPLRAELTSLKAEDFKRILIEPKQALTKQYKALMETEGVNLEFTEGAIDELANVAYQANKLAEDIGARRLHTVMERVLEEVSFNASEMPGNTVEVTPDYIRQRIGDLLKDQDLNRYIL; encoded by the coding sequence ATGTCCCAATTTGACTTGACACCGCTGCAAATTGTTGCGGAGTTGGATAAATACATTGTAGGCCAGGATCAGGCCAAACGGATTGTGGCAATTGCACTGCGTAACCGTATGCGTCGCCGCCGTTTGGCAGAGGCAATGCGCCAGGAAGTGACGCCGAAAAATATTATTCTGATCGGCCCCACCGGTGTAGGCAAGACCGAGATAGCACGTCGTCTGGCAGCCTTGGTAAAAGCGCCTTTTGTAAAAGTTGAGGCCTCCAAGTACACGGAGGTCGGTTATGTGGGGCGGGATGTGGAATCCATGATTCGCGATCTGGTAAGCCAGGCACTCAATTTAGTGCGTGAGGAAAAATTCAGCAAGGTTCGAGCCAAGGCGGAGGAAATTGTCAATGAACGGTTGGTGAATTTGCTGGTGCCGGTACCGGGGAAACGCAAGCCAATGGATGCGGAAGGTGAAGCTGCGCGCAAGCATTTACATGCGGAAGCGCGCGAGAAAGTTAAGCGGCAATTGAAAGCCAATGAGCTTGAAGATGAGATGGTGGAGTTTGAGACCAAGGAACAGCCCACCATGCCCATGGTGGAAATTTTTTCCGGTGCCAATATGGATGAATTGGGGATGAATATACAGGATATGATGCAAAATCTTATGCCGGGTGGCCAGCCGGGACAGCCGCGCAGCAGGAGAATTAAGGTGGCACAAGCGCGGCGCCAAATGGTTCAGGAAGAATTGAGCAAAATGGTGGATATGAGTGAGGTGAAATCCGAGGCCGTCAGGCGTGTTGAGGAAATGGGGATTGTTTTTATTGACGAGCTGGATAAGGTGGCAGGGAAAAGCGAACAGGGCCGCGGCCCGGATGTGTCGCGCGAGGGAGTACAACGCGATTTGCTCCCGATTGTGGAGGGGACGACGGTAAACACACGCCACGGCGAGGTCAAGACACAGCATATTCTTTTTATTGCTGCCGGTGCGTTTCATGTTTCCAAGCCTTCGGATTTGATTCCGGAATTGCAGGGGCGGTTTCCTTTGCGTGCGGAATTGACCTCGTTGAAGGCGGAAGATTTTAAACGTATTTTGATAGAGCCCAAGCAAGCGCTGACCAAACAGTACAAGGCTCTCATGGAGACAGAGGGAGTTAATCTGGAATTTACAGAGGGTGCAATTGATGAGTTGGCCAATGTGGCGTATCAGGCCAACAAGCTTGCAGAGGATATCGGTGCCCGCCGTCTGCATACGGTGATGGAACGGGTATTGGAAGAGGTGAGTTTTAATGCCAGCGAGATGCCCGGTAATACGGTGGAGGTTACACCGGATTATATTCGGCAGCGCATTGGTGATTTGTTGAAAGATCAGGATTTAAACCGGTATATTCTTTGA
- the argF gene encoding ornithine carbamoyltransferase, which produces MTAKKAVKKTAKKKTGKGLSVDHLLTIAQLSVQDVELILKTTTELKIAYQKKKNDQPLKGKVMAAIFEKSSTRTRVSFETAMYHLGGTMLYLAGRDLQVGRGETIADTAQVLSRYVDGIIIRTDAHRKAVELARDASVPVINALTDYAHPCQVLADLLTIKERFGKLKRLRVAYVGDGNNVARSLIFGAAKTGIELAIASPLGFEMDKHTIELSESDRRKSGGAVYMTMDPVRAVSHADVVYTDVWVSMGQEKEQAQRAKALKKYQVNEKLMAHASPRAVFMHCLPAHRGHEVTDEVIDGKQSIVFDQAENRLHAQKAILKLLLQNR; this is translated from the coding sequence ATGACAGCGAAAAAAGCAGTGAAAAAAACAGCAAAAAAAAAGACCGGCAAAGGATTGTCGGTTGACCATCTTTTGACTATTGCACAATTGAGTGTTCAAGATGTTGAATTGATTTTAAAGACGACGACGGAATTGAAGATTGCATATCAAAAGAAGAAAAATGATCAACCGCTTAAAGGCAAGGTGATGGCGGCGATTTTTGAGAAAAGTTCAACCCGTACCCGGGTTTCTTTTGAGACGGCAATGTATCACTTGGGCGGCACTATGCTTTATCTGGCAGGTCGTGATTTGCAAGTAGGCCGGGGAGAGACGATTGCCGATACAGCCCAGGTGCTCTCGCGCTATGTGGATGGTATCATCATCAGGACCGATGCACATCGCAAGGCCGTAGAATTGGCGCGCGATGCTTCAGTTCCGGTGATTAATGCATTGACTGATTATGCGCATCCCTGTCAAGTACTGGCAGATCTTTTGACCATCAAGGAACGTTTCGGAAAACTCAAACGATTGCGTGTCGCTTATGTCGGTGACGGCAACAATGTGGCCCGGTCGCTGATTTTTGGTGCAGCCAAGACCGGGATTGAACTGGCCATTGCGTCTCCTTTGGGGTTTGAGATGGACAAGCATACCATTGAATTAAGTGAGAGTGACCGGCGGAAAAGCGGGGGTGCTGTGTATATGACCATGGACCCGGTCAGGGCCGTATCGCATGCTGATGTGGTCTATACGGATGTCTGGGTCTCCATGGGGCAAGAGAAGGAACAGGCACAGCGGGCCAAGGCGCTAAAAAAATATCAGGTCAATGAAAAACTCATGGCCCATGCTTCACCGCGTGCCGTGTTTATGCATTGTCTGCCGGCCCATCGCGGTCATGAAGTGACAGATGAGGTGATTGACGGCAAACAGTCAATTGTTTTTGATCAGGCGGAAAATCGGCTGCATGCGCAAAAAGCGATTTTGAAACTATTGCTCCAGAACCGGTAA
- the ugpC gene encoding sn-glycerol-3-phosphate ABC transporter ATP-binding protein UgpC, whose product MARVVLKNVWKRFSGVEAVKNVNLSCEDKEFIVLVGPSGCGKSTTLRLIAGLEDISEGEVHIGDRLVNDVPPKDRDIAMVFQNYALYPHMTVYENMAFGLRLKKLPKDEIDQRVMEAAEILNIKELLQRRPKELSGGQRQRVAVGRAIVRKPKVFLFDEPLSNLDAKLRVQMRAEIGKLHTRLQATMIYVTHDQVEAMTMGDRIVVMKDGYIQQIADPITLYDQPSNKFVAGFMGSPSMNFMEGSLIKKKDAAYFTEENFTVKVHDEHVSALEEYMGKDVLFGIRPEDIFDKVYASNASSDNTITATVEVVEPMGAEAYLYLTTGKSPFIARVDSYEQLEVNQDIDLVLDMSKAHFFDKATEQTII is encoded by the coding sequence TTGGCACGCGTTGTATTAAAAAATGTCTGGAAACGGTTTTCCGGTGTGGAAGCTGTAAAGAATGTCAATTTGAGTTGTGAAGATAAAGAGTTTATTGTATTGGTTGGTCCTTCGGGGTGCGGCAAATCAACAACATTGCGCCTGATTGCCGGTTTGGAAGATATTTCCGAGGGCGAGGTTCATATTGGCGATAGATTGGTAAACGATGTTCCGCCCAAGGACCGCGATATTGCCATGGTTTTTCAAAATTATGCATTGTATCCGCATATGACAGTTTATGAAAATATGGCATTTGGTCTAAGATTAAAAAAACTTCCCAAAGATGAGATTGATCAACGGGTTATGGAAGCTGCCGAGATTCTTAATATCAAGGAACTGCTCCAGCGCCGTCCCAAAGAGCTCTCGGGCGGTCAGCGTCAGCGCGTCGCGGTGGGTCGTGCAATTGTACGTAAACCCAAGGTCTTTTTATTTGACGAACCACTTTCGAATTTGGATGCTAAATTACGTGTGCAGATGCGTGCCGAAATCGGGAAGCTGCACACGCGACTCCAGGCGACCATGATCTATGTGACCCATGACCAGGTCGAAGCCATGACCATGGGTGACCGCATTGTGGTGATGAAGGACGGTTATATTCAACAAATTGCTGATCCAATCACGCTCTACGATCAGCCGAGTAATAAATTTGTGGCAGGTTTTATGGGGTCCCCTTCGATGAATTTTATGGAAGGTTCTCTGATTAAGAAAAAAGATGCGGCTTATTTTACGGAAGAAAATTTTACCGTCAAGGTGCATGATGAGCATGTCTCGGCACTGGAGGAGTATATGGGCAAAGATGTTCTGTTCGGCATCCGGCCTGAGGATATTTTTGATAAAGTCTATGCATCCAACGCATCATCCGACAATACCATTACCGCGACGGTTGAAGTGGTTGAACCCATGGGCGCGGAGGCTTATCTCTATTTGACCACCGGCAAAAGTCCTTTTATCGCCCGGGTGGATTCTTATGAGCAACTGGAAGTCAACCAAGACATTGACTTGGTGCTTGATATGAGCAAAGCTCATTTTTTTGACAAAGCGACCGAGCAAACCATTATCTGA